The window TGAAGATGCCGACACCATCGACTTTGAAGGCTTCGTTACCCTTACAAGAGACTAATATAGTATACTCAAAGGGACGGCATTTTCCGTCCCTTTTTTATTTGCATGAACTCACGCCGCATCTTCTTGCAATAACAGTGCCCAATAATCGTCAATCATTTGCTGGATTTCAGCATCCGGTGTCACGCCCTCTACTGAAAGTAACCTGCCGTCAAAATCCTGTAAAGTCCAAACTCCATATACTCTTGCAAACGTAAGATCCAGCTGCCCTAAATAATGATTCTGCTCACCGCCGGCCTGCACAATTGGAATTCTGCGCTCGCCATCACGGACAATCTCGGGCTCATGGAGCGCTAAATGGTTATCTCCGCCAATAATCGCACTGACTGAGCGCATGGTCCTGTCCAGCTCAATGCCCGCGTGCGAGAGCACAATATGGATATCAGCTCTGTCGTTCGTCTCCTCCACTATTTGCAAAACAGTCTGTGCCGGATCCAAAAAGGTATAACGGCTGGTAAACTCAAAGCCTCGATCCCAAGGCTTTGGGGATGTCACACCAATAATGGCTACATCCACGCCCTGCACATCAAGAATAATGTACGGCAAAAAGCCTTCCACAAACGCACCGTCCAACATCACATTGCCTAACAATACAGGAAACTCAGCATGCTGCAAAATAGTGTGCTGCGAAATATAGCGCAATTCATCATCAACCCGCGGAAATTCATTATTGCCAAACACAAGAGCATCGTACCCCATGGCGTTCATAACACTAATTTCCGCCACACCGTTCCATGCTTCAAAAGGCCCGCGCCTATAGATATCTCCACCATCCAACAGCAACACATTTTCCGTTTCAGCACGGATTTCATTAATCAAAGTCGCATATTGCGGCACATCAAACAATACACCGTGCCAATCGTTGGTATGCAGGATGGTAAGATGAAATGTCTCCTGCTCTCCACTGCACCCGGCTGAAAACACCGCAAGCATTATCATGCAGAGCATTAAAACGGTTATTTTCTTCAGCTTCATGGTTTGCACATCCTTTTTTATTGTTCTCTTACCCCATCACAACCGTCACATCACACACGCAGCCGTTGTCGCAAGGCGTAATTTTATCAACTTCCTGCCCGTTGACCAAAATTTTGACAACGCCTTTTTCTACACCGTTTGGGTTTTCAACGGTGATGTTATACGTTGCGCCGCGCCAACGGCGTGTTGCGGTAAAGCCTTTCCAGTCAGCGGGAACACACGGGTCAATCGTCAAGCAATCATACCCCGGGCGAACGCCGACCATGTAATGCGTTGCCGCAAAATACGCCCAGCCGCCCGAACCTGTCATCCACGGGTGCCGCGCGCGGCCGTGCGCCGTGTGGTCTTTGCCCATGACGAACTGGCAGTACATATACGGCTCGGCTTGACGGATGTCAATCATTTCATTTTGGCGCGACGGTAATAACGCGTCGTAGAATTTCATTGCGCGTTCGCCGCGTCCCAGCATGGCTTCTGCGACCCACGCCCACGGGTTTGGGTGGCTGAAAATTGCGCCGTTTTCTTTTACGCCGGGATACACGCGCGTCATGTAGCCAATGTCGTCGTCTGGCACTGTAAACGACGGCGCGTTGAGCATTAAGCCCCACGGTGTATAGAGCCATTCGTCGACCGAGTCCATGCACGACAAGGCGTGTTCGCGCGGTGCAACGCCCGAAATAACCGCCCATGTGTTCGATTCCATATGCACTTTTCCCTCGGCGGACTGCTGTGTGCCGATTTTCAAGCCGTTTTTGGTAATGCCGCGGGCGTACCATTTGCCGTCCCACAATTCTTTTTCGCAGGCAACAACAACTTTGTTGCGCATGGCTGTATATTTCGCCAAGTCGTCGGTTTTCCCTGTAAACTGGCATAACTCAATAAAGTAATTCAACGCCCATGCGTGCAAGAAGCTAACCATAGCACTTTCGCCGCCGCCTAAGTTGAGGCAGTCGTTCCAGTCGGCGCGCAAGCCTTTGCAAATGCCGGTTTGTCCGACTTGCTCGGCAGAGAAATCCAAAATTTTGGTCAAATGTTCGTACACCGAACCGCTAATATCATTGCCGCTGGCGTTTTCCGCGTAACCAACAACTTCGTCCAGCAACGAAATTTCGCCTGTTTCCTTGATATACTCGCAAATGGCAGCCACCAACCACAGCGCTGAATCAGCGGTTGTGTCACGCAAATCTTCGCGGATTAAGTTGCCCATATCGGGTTCCGGTTTGACAGTCGGCGATTTTGCAGGCACTTTGCGCTCGCCTTTGGGCTTAAACCACTCCGGCTCGAACAAATGCAATCCCCAGCCGCGTGTTGTTAAGGCTTGCAGCAGTTCCATAATACGCGAACGGCATTTTTCGGGGTTTGAATGCGGGATACACATCGCGTCCTGCGCCGTATCGCGGTAGCCGAGACCTGTACGCCCGCCAACCTCGATAAACGATGCAAATCGCGAGAACATCACGTTGATTTCGCTTTGATACAGCGTCCATGTGTTCAGCATGGTGTTCATGCCGTCGTGCGGCGTGTTGATTTGCAGTGCGCCCAGCTTATCTTCCCAGAATTTCGCCAAATCGGCACGGGCAGCATCAAGCGCTTGCGGGCAAGAATACTTTTCGCGAATGGGTGCGCCTTCTTCGCGTTTGCCGTTGCCAATCATGAACGAAAAGCGTTTGCTTTCGCCGGGGGCGATGGTGATTTTTTTGTGCAACCCCATGCAATGGTTGCCTGTTTTTTCAAACGAATTTGTGCACTCGCCTTTTTCGACGGCAATCGGGTTGCGCTCGTCGTGCCAAACGCCTAAGAAGTTGTCGCGCAAACAATCAAAACTGTCCGGCTCAAAGCAAGCCGCCGCCCATTGGTAGCCGTCGGGGTCGTAGAACAGGTCGAGTTCAATCATGCCGTCGGCATAGCTGCTGCCGCTGCAATAGTTGGACATTTGAAAGTTTTGGTTGTCAAAATCAATGTGATTGTAGCTGAATTCGGCATAACCGAACAGCGAGAATTCGCGCGGCTTGTCCGTCGTGTTTTCCACCGTTACATCCATAATATAAACATCGTCACCGCGCGGAATAAAGTTGGTTTGCGTGGCTTTAATGCCTTTGTACTCGCACTCGTAAGTCGAGTACGACAACCCGTGGCGGCACAAATATTTCGCTTGGTCAAGCGGCTTGCCAACCGGCTGCCATGAAACTGACCAGTAATCACCATCAGCGTTATCACGCAGATACACGTAATGCCCGGGTCTGTCCAGCGGTGTACCGTTGGGGCGGAAGCGCGTAATGCGATGGTACTGCGGCGATTCGTAGAACAAGTAGCCGCCTGATGTATGGTTAAGCACCGCACACATTTTTTCTACACCAATGTAGTTTGTCCACGACACGGGCACGTCCATGCGGTCGATAACGTATTCGCGCCGCGCGTCATCAAAATAGCCATATTTCATTGAAAAGTCCTCCGTTTGTTTATTTTATCTCCTTAATTGCCTTTACCAGTCCATCAATATCCTCACGCATTGTACCACACCCAAATGAAATTCGCAATGCCGACGTAACAATTTCCGGCGGCAATTTCATATCGACAAGCAACTGTTGCCGCTTGCCTTTATTGCAAGCCGTGCCTGATGAAATGTAAACGCCTTTGTCGGACAGCTTGCGAACCAACACTTCACCGGGCAACGGGGGCAACGCAAAGGCGATGATGTGCGGGGCTTCATGTGGAGGGATAATTGTTAGGTTTGGGATGGTTCTTAATTGTTGCAGGGCATAGTTTTTCAAATCTGTGTAGGGGCGGCATTCTGCCGCCCACGGCTCACCCATTGCGTCATTTATCATGCACGGGCGGCAGAATGCCGCCCCTACGAAATCCACCGCCACACCAAACGCCGCAATGCCCGATACATTCTCAGTCCCCCGCGGCTCCAAATTCTGCATTCTACATTCTGCATTCTGCATTACAATCGCCCCTATCCCCTTCGGCGCGCCAATCTTATGCCCGCTTATGCTCAATGTATGCGGTAATTTCGGCAACGCAATCTTACCAAACGCCTGCACAGCATCACAATGCACCCATGCATCGGGGCTGCGCTCCTTGGCAAGCGTAAACA of the Oscillospiraceae bacterium genome contains:
- a CDS encoding metallophosphatase, which translates into the protein MKLKKITVLMLCMIMLAVFSAGCSGEQETFHLTILHTNDWHGVLFDVPQYATLINEIRAETENVLLLDGGDIYRRGPFEAWNGVAEISVMNAMGYDALVFGNNEFPRVDDELRYISQHTILQHAEFPVLLGNVMLDGAFVEGFLPYIILDVQGVDVAIIGVTSPKPWDRGFEFTSRYTFLDPAQTVLQIVEETNDRADIHIVLSHAGIELDRTMRSVSAIIGGDNHLALHEPEIVRDGERRIPIVQAGGEQNHYLGQLDLTFARVYGVWTLQDFDGRLLSVEGVTPDAEIQQMIDDYWALLLQEDAA
- a CDS encoding N,N'-diacetylchitobiose phosphorylase, yielding MKYGYFDDARREYVIDRMDVPVSWTNYIGVEKMCAVLNHTSGGYLFYESPQYHRITRFRPNGTPLDRPGHYVYLRDNADGDYWSVSWQPVGKPLDQAKYLCRHGLSYSTYECEYKGIKATQTNFIPRGDDVYIMDVTVENTTDKPREFSLFGYAEFSYNHIDFDNQNFQMSNYCSGSSYADGMIELDLFYDPDGYQWAAACFEPDSFDCLRDNFLGVWHDERNPIAVEKGECTNSFEKTGNHCMGLHKKITIAPGESKRFSFMIGNGKREEGAPIREKYSCPQALDAARADLAKFWEDKLGALQINTPHDGMNTMLNTWTLYQSEINVMFSRFASFIEVGGRTGLGYRDTAQDAMCIPHSNPEKCRSRIMELLQALTTRGWGLHLFEPEWFKPKGERKVPAKSPTVKPEPDMGNLIREDLRDTTADSALWLVAAICEYIKETGEISLLDEVVGYAENASGNDISGSVYEHLTKILDFSAEQVGQTGICKGLRADWNDCLNLGGGESAMVSFLHAWALNYFIELCQFTGKTDDLAKYTAMRNKVVVACEKELWDGKWYARGITKNGLKIGTQQSAEGKVHMESNTWAVISGVAPREHALSCMDSVDEWLYTPWGLMLNAPSFTVPDDDIGYMTRVYPGVKENGAIFSHPNPWAWVAEAMLGRGERAMKFYDALLPSRQNEMIDIRQAEPYMYCQFVMGKDHTAHGRARHPWMTGSGGWAYFAATHYMVGVRPGYDCLTIDPCVPADWKGFTATRRWRGATYNITVENPNGVEKGVVKILVNGQEVDKITPCDNGCVCDVTVVMG
- a CDS encoding aminotransferase class V-fold PLP-dependent enzyme encodes the protein MIYLDHAATTPVLPQAAEIALEAMTVNYGNPSSLHAMGVRAAQYIHAASDRIARAVGCTPDCIIYTSGGTASNALVFQSVLKRGGHIVSTALEHPSVTTQLNAYKSKGFTLTIVPPTRSGGIDPEEFAAALTADTVLVNCTAVCSENGSVPDTELLFTLAKERSPDAWVHCDAVQAFGKIALPKLPHTLSISGHKIGAPKGIGAIVMQNAECRMQNLEPRGTENVSGIAAFGVAVDFVGAAFCRPCMINDAMGEPWAAECRPYTDLKNYALQQLRTIPNLTIIPPHEAPHIIAFALPPLPGEVLVRKLSDKGVYISSGTACNKGKRQQLLVDMKLPPEIVTSALRISFGCGTMREDIDGLVKAIKEIK